The following proteins come from a genomic window of Liolophura sinensis isolate JHLJ2023 chromosome 13, CUHK_Ljap_v2, whole genome shotgun sequence:
- the LOC135480476 gene encoding ciliary microtubule inner protein 2B-like, whose product MTTIAFGGGPSLEQRRSFAALKEGAHVPGYRGYCPQIKYRVGQTYGQDTHDLAKGKHQVKTQYGILSPVVKETIMNRLPESTGDNKYTENMVPGYTGYVPGMTFKFGNTYKEECDSCIDNLITGQRTADMKQADLRSQVASYPRLTAVSYDPHVRDYLNLYRDTHPRQPLMQDDKRAFTEPPMPGYQGYIPRIRPTELGLGCRYHTATKNGLEAFSGETMRHMAKEKTFAGFPTNSMSQDKLSMKVVPGFGRRLYMTDGMIPKYTGYVPQRRYAFGKTYGDTTRSLEVCAHPSSSFGEYVKLKGH is encoded by the exons ATGACTACCATCGCATTCGGAGGCGGCCCAAGTCTGGAACAAAGGAGGTCTTTTGCCGCTCTAAAGGAAGGCGCCCATGTTCCGGG GTACAGAGGCTACTGCccacaaatcaaatacagaGTTGGCCAAACATATGGACAGGACACTCACGACTTAGCCAAG GGAAAACACCAAGTGAAGACGCAGTATGGAATTCTAAGTCCTGTGGTCAAAGAAACAATAATGAATCGTTTACCTGAATCAACAGGTGATAATAAATACACTGAGAACATGGTTCCTGGATACACTG GCTATGTCCCTGGGATGACATTTAAGTTCGGCAACACGTACAAGGAGGAATGTGACAGCTGCATAGACAACCTCATCACAGGCCAAAGAACTGCAGACATGAAACAGGCCGATCTCAGATCCCAGGTAGCGAGTTACCCACGCCTGACCGCGGTCTCGTACGACCCCCATGTCAGAGACTATCTCAACCTGTACAGGGACACACATCCAAGACAACCCCTCATGCAAG ATGACAAGAGAGCTTTCACAGAACCCCCCATGCCTGGTTACCAAGGTTACATACCTAGGATACGACCCACTGAGCTGGGGCTGGGGTGTCGGTACCACACAGCGACGAAAAACGGCCTGGAAGCATTTAGTGGTGAAACCATGAGACATATGGCAAAAGAGAAGACATTTGCAGGATTCCCAACCAACAG TATGAGTCAAGACAAGCTCTCTATGAAGGTTGTTCCTGGGTTTGGACGGCGACTTTACATGACGGATGGGATGATCCCAAAATACACAGGATATGTCCCAC AGAGACGATACGCATTTGGAAAGACGTACGGTGACACGACAAGATCCCTGGAAGTGTGCGCTCACCCCAGCTCTTCATTTGGGGAGTACGTTAAATTAAAAGGCCATTAG